NNNNNNNNNNNNNNNNNNNNNNNNNNNNNNNNNNNNNNNNNNNNNNNNNNNNNNNNNNNNNNNNNNNNNNNNNNNNNNNNNNNNNNNNNNNNNNNNNNNNNNNNNNNNNNNNNNNNNNNNNNNNNNNNNNNNNNNNNNNNNNNNNNNNNNNNNNNNNNNNNNNNNNNNNNNNNNNNNNNNNNNNNNNNNNNNNNNNNNNNNNNNNNNNNNNNNNNNNggatcaaataaatgcaggcttggtgagcagaagagacttctttaaaaaaacaaaaaattaccaATGGTCAAAAATATTATTACCAATATATTTTTGACCAGTTATGTAtttttgctaaatatatatatattatttggtATATAGAAAAGTAGCACTCTTGTAATGAATTGTTATTTCAGAGCATGAACCTGCGCTGCCGTCAGTGTGCATTAGTGACCAGCTCAAGTCACGTGTTGGGACTCACGCCGGAGACGAGATCGACCGCACGGAGTGCGTCATCCGCATGAACGACGCCCCAACCACTGGCTACGAATCAGATGTGGGCAACCGGACCAGCGTGCGCGTCGTGGCCCATTCCAGCGTTTTCCGGGTGGTTCGCAAACCTGCAGAGTTCCTCAATCGCTCAGAGAGCCCTGCCATCATATTCTGGGGCCCGTCGACGAAGATCGGCCGCGACGCCAAAGGGAACGCTGTACCGGCTGATCCAGAGAGTCAGTATGACCTACAGTAACCTGTCCTTCTTCTTCATCTCACCTGGCAAAATGCAGAAGTTTGACACGCTCTTTCAGAAGGAGACCGGCAGAGACAGGTAAACACCTTCACTTCATGtactttatttgtgtttatttgtgtatttttgttgtttttattgttacAACTGTAACATTTGCTCTAGCAGGGCAGGGCAATAAGAACAAAATAGTATCACAATTTTTTCCCCATGTCATTCAATACcattatttattattctaataTTAATTTCAATATCCAAATGCAACCCACATACTTGTTAGACCTCAAAAATGAATGCATACATaacttattaatttattaaaacttaAACAACTGAATCAATCTTTTAAAATGTTATCAAAATGATTGTATAACAGTTCAtttatgacaaaaataattttttaatttgtttatcattgcatttttatttgttttgtttttttattatatttttgtaaaaaattaaACTTGTGTACTACaacagttttgtttttgtaccattaatatactattataatTGTCGTTGTTATTATCTTCAattgaattaatttttttaattttctgtttttggttttgttgttttctgtcatttttattgtttttattattttaaatgtctatataattTTCATTCAACTTaactaaattacaataataattgtGATCTTTtatcttttgtgtttttttattttttatttattgataataAAACCTGCAACATGGTTGAAATATCTTGgttgttaataataaaaaatattaataataatattgtgataTTTTCAATATTGtggatgtttatatatttattttcatttattttcattttttttgctcAGTATTGTTTTTTGCTCATCACTAATTTTgtgtaatataataatacatgaagaaattaagtaaacttaaatatatgattaaatataatttatcataataattaataataaaataaaataatttcagttatttaaaaaaataatacatttaataatacaataataataattatattgtgAATATTGTTTTTCAATAttctggatttatttattttgttagttttatttattgatattAAAACCTACAACATGTTTGAAATATTTTGGTTGTatgatatttattaaaataataataataataataatatcaatattGCGCATATTGTTTTCAATATTGtggatgtttatatatttattaatttttttatttaaattttttgctcAGTATTGGTTTATTGCTCAGCCCTAATTTGTCCTTTACTGTACTGTTATAATATatgaagataaaataaataaatataaaataaatataattaatcctattaattaataataaaataatttcaattattataaaaataaatgtaatactaatttttttcatgtaatcatttattagaataataaatatatttttacatctaTATACAAACAGCTCTAATCAGTTCTTTATTGTATTGTCTGAAAATCTTTAAGCTTGCTAAGTTTTTCAGTGATTATTATTGTTTCACAGAAAGAAGTCTCAGTCCTGGTTAAGCACGGGCTGGTTTACCATGGTCATTGCCATAGAGATGTGTGACAACATAAAGGTTTATGGGATGGTGCCACCAAACCATTGTGGGTAAGACAAAATAATTCAACCTTCAAAAGGTccagttttttattattccagtctAAAAATGAATTGATATACTATAGTCCCTGAAATATAATTTCCTTAATTCTCTTTCCTGTAGGAAGCGTCCTCAGCCCAAACGGCTGCCTTATCACTATTACAAACCCAGAGGTCCAGACGAGTGTGTGACGTACCTCCAGAACGAGAGGGGGCGCCGTGGATCACACCACCGCTTCATCACAGAGAAACAGGTGTTTGCACGCTGGGCCAAGCAGTACAACATCAGCTACAGCCACCCAACGTGGTGAGAAACACAAGAGAAAACAACCCATCTGACTGGTGAGTTGGAGCCAAGATGGCGGCTTTCTGTACCTCTGTGACCTTTTGATCCAAAATGGCTGCTGGTTTTTCTTTGATCTGGATTAGTGACTGAGCCAAAATGGAGGCCTTGCAAAATCCAAGAAAAAACCAAGGGTGGACAATCTTAGTTGATTGAACGGATGACGGAATTGTTTATTGTCTTAAGCATGACGTTTTCAAAACCATCTACATGTTACTGCCGTTAAGTTTTCCTACTCTTTCTCTCACACAGTTTTTCACCCATAATCAGTTGTTTCTCACAGAACGGAGGCCTTTTGAATGAGAATGAAAGAGAAATATTTTATGTCAGCTGCCAAATGGAAGATTGACTTACATCCTGTGGTACAATCAACACATCTGAATGTTAGTTTTGTGAAACTACAAGACAATAGGAAGGAGAATTTAACAACTTTACAAACTTAAGAGTATGTTTTATTGTGTAAATAAGAACTATGTAAATTGTTAttccaaacaaatatttttacaagTTTATATGGTTTTAAAATGCCCTAAAAAAAGACAACACTACagtaaactatttaaaaaacacaCCTTTTTAAATGACCGGGTAAATGGCCATTTtaaatcacaacacattttgtgtacTTTTTGGGAAGCCTTTATACCTTTATGAATATGAAAACTTACCAAATGTCAGTTAAAGTTCTAGAACATtctattatttcatttaatatggAATTTTGTCCACTATAAGAACATCTCCAGGTCATTTTTTTGACTAAGAAAACAAGGCCTATATAGGACTATTAATGTGTTTTGTATTTTGATAGTATTGCTATAACATTTAAACACATTTCACAGCCATTTTTCATTATTgaaattataaatttaaattttacagTACATTGTGTAAAGTGTACATCTTAGTAATATTTGTCGCATTGAATGCAAtatatacttatttaaaaaaatgtcaatgTATTTTGCTTATTACTGTATTATCTCATACTGGAgatttgttattgttaactaaacctaaaactttttgaaaagtttttttttttttaatttaaagtatttaaaaaaaacttgacattttttgaaaaatttaacaatttaatttttaatgcttcattaaaaattaaaaaataactaaaactataacttttttatttgaaatttaaaattttttgaaaaaatgaatgatttaacttttaatataaaaaatatgtaatttttaaaaaccactaaaactgaaattaaaataaattaaatagaagtatttaaaaagctaataaaacatacacatatacacaaaattaataaaacttaaaccaaaattaaaacgaaaactgaaaacacaaaaacaaaagccaattaaaatattgatttataaaatattaaaagaaaaacttgaatgaaaatttgaaatgtaagtactaaaataactaaaactgaaaaaataaagccAAACTGATAaatgcacataacaaaattacaagtaaattgaaaactgaaaatatacaaataataaaaatcttattAAAATATTGATAACTCTAATAATTGGTGCACataatatatttgtgtgtactatgtatatttattatgtatatgtaaatacacacatgcatggatttaagaaaaatatattatgtctatatattaaatatatttttatatatgaaaataaatgaataaaatgtaaatatatacggtatgtgtgtgtgtgtgtgtgtatatatatatatatatatatatatatatacacacacacacagtacacacatattatttaaacaaaaacttttatttcggaTGTGATTCATCACGATTAatattttgacagcactaaaaataatacataaatataaactaAACACTATAATGCCATAATCAGATTTTCTGCAATGTAAATCACATAATTCAATCATGTTATTAGAATTAGCAAAACATCTTATTGGACCTAAAATAGGCATtgtgtaaaatataatttttttgtgtggTAAAATATGACCTGGACATATCATATAACCCAAGAAGTAAACAAAATGTACTACATTCATACTCACTAACAACAATCACAAACATACTGTCGCCGTTTAAAGTGTCAGCGGTGTTTAGAGGCCTTTCAGTTTATTCCGACTTTATACCTAGTAGTTGTAATGTTATTGATCAGTTGTACAACTTGAATTTCTCTGGCTACAGCTGTTAGTGTataaacacacatttaacacactaGAACTCGCTTGTGTTTCCAAAGTATTTCATTTGACTGTTGTAAATGCTCTGCTCTCATTGGACCAAGCTGTTTCTGACACTGTGCTTTCATTGGAGAACTCAAGTTGTTGTTGGTAACAGGTAGTGGTAGTCTGGGTAACTTGTGTGCTGCTTTGAATGTCTTGCCTTCGATTTGTACAGAAAACCCACAAATAACACAAGCGCTCAGATTCATTTGAATTTAAGAAATAGTTCACCTAGaaattaaaatgagctgaaaatgaccctcaggccatcaaagatgtagatgagtttgtttcttcatcagatttggagaaatttagcatcacttgctcaccaatatgaatgggtgc
The genomic region above belongs to Garra rufa chromosome 19, GarRuf1.0, whole genome shotgun sequence and contains:
- the st6galnac6 gene encoding LOW QUALITY PROTEIN: alpha-N-acetylgalactosaminide alpha-2,6-sialyltransferase 6 (The sequence of the model RefSeq protein was modified relative to this genomic sequence to represent the inferred CDS: inserted 1 base in 1 codon; deleted 1 base in 1 codon) gives rise to the protein MRLRFVDKQWQQGQRMVIYGTVFLIMTLLILYSSNSSADLYSPFKVTEFHRAIKHTNLKKWSGKEGYYPVYGNKSMNLRCRQCALVTSSSHXVGTHAGDEIDRTECVIRMNDAPTTGYESDVGNRTSVRVVAHSSVFRVVRKPAEFLNRSESPAIIFWGPSTKIGRTPKGTLYRLIQRVSMTYSNLSFFFISPGKMQKFDTLFQKETGRDRKKSQSWLSTGWFTMVIAIEMCDNIKVYGMVPPNHCGKRPQPKRLPYHYYKPRGPDECVTYLQNERGRRGSHHRFITEKQVFARWAKQYNISYSHPTW